Proteins co-encoded in one Pirellulales bacterium genomic window:
- a CDS encoding MFS transporter, which produces MSASSLNPGLGQNSGAIAPNAMRLLIAGFMAILAAGVGFAIRGGIFDDWVKAFNFTQLEVGLINGAGFTGFCFGIIIGGMIVDRIGYGKLVAVAFLLHVVSALVTFGATDGMAPKTAFVFLWTGTFLFAVANGTLEGVANPLVATLFPNNRTHYLNILHASWPAGLVLGGFIHTGLADLNWKVQLGCFLIPAVLYGAMFLGQHFPKSEASAKGLSLGQMLRDVGILGAAVIGLFVFLFVKDGLGPLLNGFVGGGFFAGQTWFYVSAICGGAVMLSFAGASRWTIGAPLLCVLFITHALVGAVELGTDGWIQNIEDAILTKGDGTKLFIYTSALMFGLRFCGHFIEHKLGLKPVGILFVCAILACVGLNLVSHVTTFIGALAALTVYAVGKTFFWPTMLAVASDQFPRCGAIAISIMGGLGMMSAGLVGSPGLGYAKDRFAGENLSKANQAIYSEFKAKEPSKWLVFEEVYGIDGQKLEAARAVEPTKRTPDQTAVVDAYVDANRQTLRVDSIIPATMAGIYLLMFLYFQSIGGYKALHVGDEITGGIAGPMEA; this is translated from the coding sequence ATGAGCGCGAGCAGTCTGAATCCAGGTCTCGGGCAGAACTCAGGTGCGATTGCACCCAACGCGATGCGCCTGTTAATTGCCGGCTTCATGGCGATTCTTGCTGCCGGTGTGGGCTTCGCGATTCGCGGCGGGATTTTTGACGACTGGGTCAAGGCCTTCAATTTTACGCAGCTCGAGGTCGGACTGATTAACGGCGCCGGCTTCACCGGATTCTGTTTTGGCATCATCATTGGTGGGATGATCGTCGATAGAATCGGCTACGGAAAACTGGTGGCCGTGGCTTTTCTCCTTCACGTTGTGTCGGCCTTGGTTACGTTCGGCGCCACGGATGGCATGGCGCCCAAGACCGCCTTTGTTTTTCTTTGGACCGGCACGTTCCTGTTCGCGGTCGCCAATGGAACATTGGAGGGAGTGGCCAATCCATTGGTGGCCACGTTGTTCCCGAATAACCGCACGCACTATCTCAACATATTGCACGCTTCGTGGCCGGCCGGTTTAGTATTGGGCGGGTTCATTCACACGGGCCTCGCCGACCTCAATTGGAAAGTGCAGTTGGGGTGCTTTCTTATCCCGGCAGTGCTCTATGGAGCGATGTTTCTCGGTCAACATTTCCCCAAGTCGGAGGCGTCTGCGAAGGGACTTAGTCTTGGCCAGATGCTCCGCGACGTGGGCATCCTCGGCGCCGCCGTGATCGGCCTGTTTGTGTTTCTGTTTGTCAAGGACGGCCTTGGTCCATTGCTGAATGGGTTTGTCGGCGGCGGTTTCTTTGCCGGACAGACTTGGTTCTACGTCTCGGCAATATGTGGCGGCGCCGTGATGTTGTCGTTCGCCGGAGCGAGTCGGTGGACGATCGGCGCGCCGCTGTTGTGTGTGTTGTTCATCACGCACGCGCTGGTGGGTGCCGTCGAGCTGGGAACGGACGGCTGGATTCAAAATATTGAGGACGCGATTCTCACCAAGGGAGACGGCACGAAGCTGTTCATTTACACGTCAGCGCTGATGTTTGGGCTGCGATTCTGCGGCCATTTCATCGAACACAAGCTGGGGCTCAAACCGGTCGGGATTCTCTTCGTCTGTGCGATCCTGGCGTGCGTCGGATTGAACCTAGTGAGCCATGTGACGACCTTTATTGGCGCCCTCGCGGCCTTGACCGTGTATGCCGTGGGAAAGACGTTTTTTTGGCCCACGATGTTGGCCGTGGCCTCGGATCAATTTCCACGCTGCGGTGCAATTGCAATTTCCATCATGGGAGGATTGGGAATGATGTCCGCTGGCTTGGTCGGCTCGCCAGGCTTGGGATATGCGAAGGACCGCTTTGCCGGTGAGAATCTGAGCAAGGCAAATCAGGCGATTTATTCCGAATTCAAGGCCAAAGAGCCTAGCAAATGGCTTGTGTTCGAGGAGGTCTACGGCATCGATGGCCAGAAGCTCGAGGCGGCTCGCGCCGTTGAGCCAACCAAACGCACACCCGATCAAACCGCAGTCGTCGATGCCTATGTTGATGCCAATCGCCAGACGCTGCGTGTCGATTCGATAATCCCCGCAACAATGGCTGGCATTTATCTTCTGATGTTTCTTTACTTCCAGAGCATCGGCGGTTACAAAGCGTTGCACGTTGGCGATGAAATCACCGGAGGAATTGCCGGGCCAATGGAGGCGTAG
- a CDS encoding glycosyltransferase family 39 protein — MRRWRPNLVLLLILAAALALRLAAGAWWQGRLPPGEKFGFGDSESYWALGRAIADGKPYRYGDADVFRTPGYPLLLAPLFWICGDEPPAGLAFAASAVLSTVAVGGVYWLARNLFDRRAALIAAGLAAIYPGAIAQGALVLSEAPFTPLMLAQLALWGTAWRSESRKRAIGLALAAGVVAGLATLTRPSWLLFTPLALAVAMTSKQQKRHLILGAAMLAALAATMTPWWIRNYRITGHFVPTTLQVGASLYDGLNPRADGSSDMAFVEQFTQQQRKSEAAAGGAPRNDSFEYRLDRQMLESAVGFADRDPSRALELAGIKFVRTWNIWPNEPGLRAWPLRLAVAATYLPLLLLGLWGAVRFSKRGWPYVLCWLPAPYFALLHMIFVGSIRYREPAMIAMIVLAAGVLSELMAARQPLAATRSPAGRG, encoded by the coding sequence ATGCGCCGCTGGCGGCCGAACCTTGTGCTGCTGTTGATTCTGGCCGCGGCGCTCGCGCTGCGATTGGCGGCCGGCGCGTGGTGGCAGGGCCGGTTGCCGCCGGGCGAGAAGTTCGGGTTTGGGGATAGCGAGAGCTACTGGGCGCTGGGGCGGGCGATCGCCGATGGGAAACCATACCGATACGGCGATGCCGATGTGTTTCGCACGCCCGGTTATCCGCTGCTGCTGGCGCCGCTGTTTTGGATTTGCGGAGACGAGCCGCCGGCGGGCTTGGCATTCGCTGCGAGCGCGGTGTTAAGCACCGTCGCCGTGGGAGGTGTTTATTGGCTGGCGCGAAACCTATTCGACCGGCGGGCCGCACTCATCGCCGCGGGGTTGGCGGCAATCTATCCAGGCGCAATTGCCCAAGGCGCGCTCGTGCTCAGCGAAGCGCCGTTTACGCCGCTGATGCTCGCCCAGCTTGCGCTGTGGGGGACGGCCTGGCGCAGCGAGTCTCGAAAGCGAGCGATCGGCTTGGCGCTGGCGGCCGGGGTCGTGGCGGGGTTGGCCACACTCACGCGCCCGAGCTGGCTGCTTTTTACGCCGCTAGCACTCGCGGTTGCGATGACCTCGAAACAGCAAAAGCGGCATTTGATCTTGGGCGCGGCGATGCTCGCCGCCTTGGCTGCAACGATGACGCCCTGGTGGATTCGCAACTATCGCATCACGGGACACTTCGTGCCGACAACGCTGCAAGTCGGCGCCAGCCTCTACGACGGGTTGAATCCCCGCGCCGACGGCAGCAGCGACATGGCGTTTGTCGAGCAATTCACACAGCAGCAGCGAAAGTCCGAAGCTGCCGCCGGCGGCGCGCCGCGGAACGATTCGTTCGAATACCGCCTCGATCGACAAATGCTGGAATCAGCGGTCGGCTTTGCGGACCGGGATCCAAGCCGGGCGCTGGAACTAGCGGGCATCAAGTTCGTCCGCACCTGGAACATCTGGCCGAACGAACCGGGTTTGCGGGCCTGGCCGCTGCGCCTGGCCGTCGCGGCGACCTACCTGCCGCTCCTGCTCTTGGGCCTGTGGGGCGCCGTGAGGTTCTCGAAGCGCGGCTGGCCTTACGTCCTGTGTTGGCTTCCCGCTCCCTATTTCGCGCTACTGCACATGATCTTCGTCGGCTCGATCCGCTACCGCGAACCAGCGATGATCGCGATGATCGTGCTGGCGGCTGGTGTTTTGAGCGAGCTGATGGCGGCGCGCCAGCCGCTTGCAGCGACGCGCTCCCCTGCGGGTCGCGGCTAA
- the tilS gene encoding tRNA lysidine(34) synthetase TilS translates to MPRPALETRLAASWPPDAWQDLTVLAAVSGGADSVGLVGALAALKTAGTGRLAVAHFNHRLRPAAADEARFVASLAARLELACELGEGSVAEAAASQGDGLEAAARSQRYAFLQATAERIGARYVVTAHTADDQAETILHRILRGTGVAGMAGMRRARPLGAAVTLIRPLLDIRRAEIRDYLAELGQPFHEDVTNGNPAFTRNRIRHDLLPRLAEYNPDVIGALLRLAETAREAQRIVDAEVEELLDAALLPPASPEQVVINCGALTRTNRHLVRELFVAIWRDRGWPQQAMGFAEWDALAEMALHPSRQAPQRILPGRIAAQKTGERLSLARLS, encoded by the coding sequence ATGCCCCGCCCAGCGCTCGAAACTCGCCTTGCCGCCTCGTGGCCGCCCGATGCTTGGCAGGACCTGACGGTTCTGGCAGCAGTTTCGGGTGGTGCGGATAGTGTTGGGCTCGTCGGGGCGCTGGCGGCTTTGAAGACGGCAGGGACCGGCCGGCTCGCCGTGGCCCATTTCAACCACCGGCTGCGGCCGGCCGCAGCGGACGAGGCCCGATTCGTCGCCAGTTTGGCAGCGCGGCTGGAATTGGCTTGCGAACTGGGCGAAGGGAGCGTCGCCGAAGCCGCCGCTTCCCAAGGGGACGGATTGGAGGCGGCCGCCCGATCGCAGCGCTACGCCTTCTTGCAAGCTACCGCCGAGCGGATCGGCGCACGCTACGTGGTTACGGCTCACACGGCCGACGACCAGGCTGAAACGATTCTGCACCGCATCCTGCGCGGCACCGGAGTCGCCGGCATGGCCGGGATGCGCCGAGCGCGGCCGCTCGGCGCGGCGGTCACGCTGATCCGGCCGTTGCTCGATATCCGCCGCGCGGAGATTCGCGATTATTTGGCCGAACTGGGGCAACCGTTTCATGAGGACGTGACCAACGGGAATCCCGCATTCACCCGCAATCGCATTCGCCACGATCTACTGCCCCGCCTGGCGGAGTACAACCCGGACGTGATCGGCGCACTTCTGCGGTTGGCCGAGACGGCTCGCGAGGCGCAGCGGATCGTCGACGCGGAAGTCGAAGAACTACTCGATGCCGCCCTGTTACCCCCGGCCTCGCCCGAGCAAGTCGTCATCAATTGCGGCGCATTGACGCGAACGAATCGCCATTTGGTGCGCGAGCTGTTCGTTGCGATCTGGCGCGACCGCGGCTGGCCGCAGCAAGCGATGGGCTTCGCCGAATGGGACGCACTGGCGGAAATGGCGCTCCACCCCTCGCGGCAGGCGCCGCAGCGCATCTTGCCAGGCCGAATCGCCGCGCAAAAAACAGGCGAGCGGCTTTCGCTCGCTCGCCTGTCGTGA